The region TTTTATTCAATAATGAAATAGCTATCAGTGCAGCTATAACAACTCCACTTCCTTCAAAAAAAACAGAAGTTAGTACAAAAAGCCAGGAAGGCAATTTTTCTAATTCTGATTCGAATTCAAAAATATTAAATCGAAAAATATTGGAAATTACAGTTGCAATGATAAAAAATATCAATACTCTTTTCCAGTTTATATTAATTGTTTTAAACATTGGTTTAACTTATGAAATTATGGACACAATAAGGTTCAGAAAAAGAATGCTAATTTTCTTCATATTAGAATGTCATTTAAGCTTGAATCTAACATAGGCGATTATCTATTAATTAATTTTAAAATTGTTTGATGAAAATTATTTTCGTCAACACCTATGGTGGTCTTTAAATTTTCGAAAAAAAACTCTCCATCTTTTCCAGAATAAACCAGTTTCAATACACCATCAAAGCCATTTTTTTTTATAACTTCTTCACAAAGAAAGGCACTCATTACATAGTAAGAAAAATGCCTGTTTACCGAGGAATTCCGTCCTTTTTTGAATTCCTCTAAAAAATCAATAGTTGGGTTTCTTTCAATTTCATCCCGAAATTGTTCTTTTAATTCTTCTAAAGTATCATAACTAAGGCCATAACCACCGTAATAGGTTGAAATGCCGTTTACAAATGGCGAGTAAATTTCATCTTGATTTGGAAGATTGTAGTATAAATAATCACCAACGTAACCAAATATATAATTTTCATTATCTGTACCTGTTATATAAATTTCACCTTCGCTATCTGTAAAGCCTAAATCATAACATAAAAAATTACAATTATTAGCACTATAAATAAGGCCGTATGATTTCAATAGTTCGTCTATACTTTCAAACTTATAATAATCTAAAGGTATTATTTCTGTCTTGGTAAGTGCTGATAGTTCATTTTTCAATTCTGAGAATTCAACAGCTTTCTGATGATTTAAAGTGTTACTATAGTAATATGTTACACTATTGTATTTTTCAGATTTAAAGTTTGCTGTTCTTTCTTCAAAAGGGCTATAGAACCTGTAATGATCTTTATAGGGTACAGCCTTTATTTCAACAATTCTATAAATAAAAGGCTTACCATTTTGAGATCCAGATAAAGAAAAAGTCATAAAATATATTTCACCTTCATCTTTTGCTGAGTATGATTTAATCACAATTGGATTATTAAAAATTCTATCTGGACTATTTTTCCCAAAGCCTAATAGCTTATTGAAAAAGAACTCATACTTTTTTTGATGAATAGAATCAACATATTCGTCTGAAAAACGGCCATTTTGAGCTTCAGTTAAAAAGGCATTTAGTGATTTTTCTAGTTTTAAAGATTTTATACTATCTTTTTCAGCTAATTCAAGATTGAAGTTTTTTTCAATTGTAATTTGACCATAAGAGAAATTACAGATAACAGTGCATAAGGAAATTATTCCTATAATATTAATTTTTACACTTCCTGACATTGGCTTTTTCTAGTTTTTTAATTATAAAATGATTGATATTATTCCCAAGTATATAGTCTATGTGATATTTTTATAAAGTCTTTATACTTAAATATTTTTCAGTCTAATTTTGATTTTACTGTAACTATCCCTTTTTATCATCTTTCCTTAATTTCAAATAAATTTCTCCCCTGTTTTTATCAAAAATCAGGTTAAACTGCTTGATGAAACCACCTCCCATTACACTCATTTGCTGACGCCCAATCGTCCCCTCAAAAAAGCCAACAGGCACATCGTAAAATTGCATCTCACCAAGACTAAATTGAGGCAATACGCCTTTTTTGGTCCTTAAAATATTGCCGAAAGAATCTTTCAATTCCTCCTCTGAAGTAATTTCAATATGTTGACCAATTTGTGTTTGGTTGGAAAATTTATCGTCAAAAAGCAAAGCACCCGAGTAGCCAGAATGAAGTAAAAAAGGATTCTCAAAATCTAAGCTGTCAATGCGGCTTGTTCCTGTAATAAAGAGTAAACCATCTTTATTGTCCAGATTCATTTTAATGTAATCTTCAGTAATAGGAAGGGTATGATGAAGCTTTATTAAACTTTCATCAAAATTGATCTCCACGATATAATCATCAAAGAAGTTTAAACCAAATTTACCATCTGTCTCAGGGCCAGATTTTTCATTTTCCCAAATGCTAAGGCTATCAAAAACCATAGTGCCAATTTTTAAAGTATTGGCTTTACTATATCTTGAAGTGCCTTTACCTCCCCAGGCAGATGATTCCGATGTTTCTTTATTCCATTTTATGCTTTTAAGGCGTGCTGAAGATGATTTTATTACAGATGCAGAATTAGCTGCTGTATGAAACATCAAATCGAGTGTATCAGTTGTATTCAAAATTGCTTCAACAATGATGTTGTTGTGTTTACTTAGTTTGAATGGAATAGTATCTACAACGGTAATATCCTTATTTTTCGGAACGGTATGCTTACACCCAAAAAAGCAACTTACAATAAAAAACATTAGAAGTTTTGGATAGATTTTCTTATTCATTTCATATTAATTATTGACTATATCGAATAATTCATTACATCAAAAAGTACATTTTGAGTTCTCTGGCTTCCATATCACCTCAATTTTTGAAAGTCTGTCATAAAGCTCATTTGTAATTCCCAAATTATCTCCGGCACAGTTCAGTATAAATGATGCGTAATTTGCTGTGGGATCACAGTTGCCATAAAAGAAAACCCTTTCACCTTGACACAATGCCGTGGAATAATAGGAATATTCATCATTACGTACCTCATCAATGGCTTCTTTTAGCCAAGCTAATTCCTCTATCGGGTTCTGTACTTCACAAAGATTTGTTGGTAAAATGTCGTCTTTTTCGCATGAAATAAGTACGAGTGAAAATACCAAAATGACTGATTTTGTTAGATTTAAAATAGTTTTCATTTTATTCATCATTTAAATGTAGGGTATTGTTTTATTAGTTCGTTACTCTTATCACGACATTCCCCTTCTTTCTTCCTGTGGCTACATAGGCATGGGCGTGCTGCATTTCTTCCAGTGAATATGTTCTATCGATTATTGCTTTCATCTCTCCCTTTTCAAAAAGAGTTTTAATAAATTCCAATTGGACTTTTGTTTCGGTCGCGTAGGATAATCCGTCGACAGAAACAAATTTTCCCTCAGGATTTAAGAGGTGTCTACAAGATTTTCCCTTGGTGCAGCCAACGGCATCAAACAGGATATCGTAGCGGTTGGGTTGCTTTATAAAATCGTCCCTATCATAAAAAATCATACGTTCAACCTTCAGGGTTTTCATCAATGCTTCACTTGATGAACTGCAAACAACCGTTATTTCCGCCTTATAATATTGAGCGATTTGAATGGCGGCTATGCCCACCGAACCTGTGGAACCTATGATTAAGACCTTGGGCTTGGACCTTTGGGAAAGTCGGGCCTTTTCAAGAAAGAAGTGTGCTGATTGTCCACCAAAGATTAAGGCGGCTGCTTCTTCAAAGCTTGCGCTCTCTGGCATTAAGCATACAGGACTATGCTCCTTTACGGAAAGGTATTCAGCATATGTTCCAAAATGGAAACCTGTACTCCCGAAAACCTTATCTTGTGGTTTAAATTGGGTAACACTATCCCCAACTTCTTCCACAATACCGGAATAGACCGTTCCCATGACGGGTTTTCTTGGCTTTTTTAATCCTAGAACTACTCGCATCAGTGGCTTTAAAAAGCCTTTAATCGCAAGGCTTCTAACTTTCACATCAGCAGAGTTTACTGCGGTAGCCATTACCTTTATCAAAAGATCATGACTGCCGCATTTGGGCTTTTGTGCTTCTTGTAACTGAAGCACTTCGGGACTTCCATATTTGGTACAAATAACAGCTTTCATTGCCTAAAAATTAAATCCAAAATGCAGCCCGGGCTCTCCATAGAAAAACTTTGACCATTTGTCATCTTGCTGCTTAAATCCATCTGGCATTTCTGTATGGTATATCCGATGGGTAACAGCAAGAGATGGTTCAATGAAAAACCTGTTTTTGAACAGTTTAATATGGTAGCCTAGACGGTAGGTGTTGAAAATTTGAAAACCATTGTCGATTTTCTGATTATTCTCATCCATAAAACTTTGCCAGGCATTCATTACATGAATTCCCGTATAAAGACCTTTCCACCAAAATCGCTGATAAACCAGCGCAAAACCATACTCTCTAATGTATCCAGGAAACTTTTCTTCTGGGGCTTCAAAAGAAGCTCCGTACGGAATCCCGAGTGGCCAGGAGTATTTCCAAGTTTTTAGCTCTAAGGATACCACATCCTTTTCTGTGATGCGGTAACCGAAATTTAGCTGTGCAAAATCAGGTTTATTGGTCTGTGCGAAATTTCCCAACACGAAAAAGGTGCTTCCAATAAAATATCTTTTAGAAGTGCTATCTTGTAGGATGTATTGTGCATTGACGTGGAAGCAATTTGCCATCAAAATGACAAAACCCATCCTCATTATATTTTTTTGCATATCTTTCTTTTGTGTAAAATGATAATACAAAAGTAGATTAGTGAGCTGCTATAACTCGTTCACTTAAGTTAAGAAAGCAGACTAACCCTTATTTTTTTCATTGACTCTTGCTCTTAACCTACTTAAAGATTGTGGCTTGATTCCTAAAAAACTGGCTAATTGATATTGTGGGACCCGTTGGATTAAATCTGGTCGTTTTTCCAAAAGGTTGTGGTAACGTTGCTCAGGCGATGAGGTTTTGAAGGCATCAAAGTCCAATTGTTGTTTAATCAATAGTTCTTCAGACAATACCCTGCACATCGTTTCAAACTTTGGGAATTTCTGAAAAACTTCAACTTCCATGCTGGGGTCAGAAACCGTAAGGATGGAGTCTTCAACGCAAGAAATAGAATATGCTGAAGGCTTTCCATTTAAAACACAGGGAGGAGTTAAGCCTTCCATTTCTGTATAGAAAGCGGTTGTTTTTTCTTCTCCATCTATGACATAGTATGACCGAATACAACCTTTTAATACAAAAAATCCTTTATTCGATTTTTGTCCTTCTTCCAATAAAACAGCGCCTTTATTGAAGGAGTGAAATATATCTAGATCAATCAGTGTGTTTTTTTCTTCTTCTGTCAACGAAATGTATCTTGATATGAAGTCAAAGAGTAAGTTTTTCATTTATCGTCATGTTTTTCAAATTACTGGCAACGTATTTGTTTATGGAAAGTTGCGATTTTGTGAACGAGGAATTTCCGTAGGAAATTCAGAAGTTGATAAAATAGCAACAAACTTTGATAAAGCTAAAAATAGCAATTTTTTATAAACGGTGTTGTAAAAAGCGTGATTAATTTTTCCATTTTTGAGTTTGTTTTTTTCAAGTAATTTCGTTTTGCTCAAATTTCCAGAGTTTAGATTTTCTCAATTTTTTCAGTTCCGCAAACGTGCTAATTCAGATTTTGAGTAAGAACTCCAAATTTCTGCTTTTTCCACTTTGAGTAAATTTCCACGTTTCAAAATTCCGCAAACAGAGAAAATTTTTACTAGAATTTTCATTCGCGAGAGATTGTTCAGCATTTTTTTAATTTCCATTTTTCACAATTTTGGATTGAAAAATTTTTCAACATATTCTGTTCAAAAAAGTTAAAGGTAAAATGCACTTTTAAAAGGACTTATGCTTTTCTGAGGCATTTCAACCAGTTTTTTACAACGTGCTAGGTATATGGTAAGCAAGGGTTAGAATAACTTACTATTTCGGGCATTGAAAAAATAAATAAATATTAACTAATTTAAAAAAGCAACCTGTACCCCTTGTTTATTATATACTATGTTGTGTACAGTACTATTCAGATGCCAAATGATGTTTCAGACGAATTTAAGGAATATTGTAAAGAAAATAACATTACTTTAAAAAAAACGGACGTGTTATGGTTTTTCCTCCGATGTTTATGGGTATAACTAAAAATCTTGACTCTTTAAGTGACTAAATATATTTAAAGAAAAAGAATCAATTTCGTGTTGAAAATTTATATTACTTATTTTTAATTCTTTTGGTTTGTTTTCATTAAAATATTTTTCATGAGTTGAAAATGTTTTTTCTACAAATTCTCTTATTTTTAACAAAGAACTAATTTCTTGACTATAGATAATTTTACACATTAGTTCAGATTTATAAATAAGTACTTTTTTGTTGTTTATTTTATTAGTAACTAATGTCCTTGACCTTATTCCGTAATCAAATTCATTATTATTACTGTATTTATTATTAAAATAAATTTCTGATTCACAAAAAGTAGTTGTAATTAATTCAGTTGAGTTTTCTAATTCATTTAGATTGAATTCAAATTCTAATACTTTAAAATGGTTGTTAAATATCTGCATAATACTATTTTATATTATATGTATTTATTCCATAAATTAATTAATTCATTTTCGTATAATCTCCATATAATAAGCAATATAATACCACCAAAAACTGTAACAAATATTGAAAATAATAGTTTACCTAACCATTTTGATGTAGTTGAATTAATTATTTTATGTTTTATTTTTTTTATGCTTGGTATGCTTTTTTTTATTTTTTTAATAAAAGATAAATTAGAATAATCTTTCCTTTTAAGTATTTTAGTTTGCAAATACTCTTGATAAAATTCTTTTGAAACAATACCTTTTTCAATTTTAACACTAATTCCATTCACACCATTAAATTGGTTTTTGTGTTTTTCAGCAACTCCTTTACTCATTAAAGTTTTAGATACTTTTCCATCTTTTTTAAGAAATATTACTTTTACTACATTTTCAAGATTTAACACTTCCCAATCTTTATATAAATCTTTTCTTACATATTCACTTATCCAATCCCCAAAAGACAAACTTATTTCAATATTTGTTTCCCTGTGTTTTATTTTCATTCATTCAATTTCGGTCTACCGACCTCTATATTATAGTTTGTATTGTACACAACGTTGTTGTGTTATGGAAAGTTGCGATTTTGTGTGCGAGGATTTTCCAACGGAAAATCAAAGTGCATAAAAATGCAACTGCCTTTGGTTGAGCACTAAATATAGCAATTTACCATACACGGTGTTGTAAAATGCGGGTTTAAATTTCCTATTTATTTTTTCAGTCTGATTAATTTTCTTTTTTTGTAATAATTTTTGTTTCCAATTTTTTGGTTTTCTAAATTGCTAATTTGAGTAAATATTCCACAAATAAAATAATTCCGAAAGTTGCTCAATTCCGTAATTTTGGTTCTTCAGAGTTTGAGTTATGGAGTTAATTATTCAATCTTCTACACCTTCTTTACAATCTTCAATCGTTAACTTTCCTTCTTTAGAGTAATGGTACCAGATTCCAACTCTGATGCCTTTTTTAAAGTTTCCCTTGTTCATTAATTTTCCGTTTCCGTAATAATAAACCCACAAGCCTTCGTATAAATCATTTTCTATATTCCCTTTCATTAAAATTTGTCCACTTTCATAAAAACCAATAAACATTGTTGACTTGACATTTTTAAAGTAAGAAATGGTATTCAAGTTCCCGTTTGGGTAAAATTGGGTTTTTAAACCATACATTTTATCTGTTTTATTATATAGAATTTCTCTTATGTCTCCATTTGTATAATAACTGATTTTTTCTTTAATATTATTATCACTACAAGATGAAGAAAAAAATATTAAAGATATTATTAATATTAAATTAATAATTTTTATTCCCCTCATATTTGCTTGAATTTTTTTTAGGTTTAATTTCCTCTTTTGGACTAATTCTCAATTTTTTCTAACTTTAAAAGCAAAAAGTATATTTAAAGAACTTTCGTTTTAGATTAACTTTTCCGCTAGTTTTTTACAACGTTGTTGTATATGGTTTGTTGCGTGGTTTAAGCACCTAATATAGCAAATACAAACCGAATAGAAAATCCGCGAGGATTTTCGTAAGTAGGCTAGAACTAGCAATAAATTATATACGGTGTTACCACACGTTTTTTTATTCAATTTTATTAATTTCCGAAATATATTTCAATCTTAAATTTTCAATTCGATTCGATAAATTTAATTTGGCATTTAATGATTCGATTTTCGTTTTGTCGTTTTTAAAAAACTCAATTTTTTGTTCGTGTTTTTTTGTCACATCATCACTTAATGCTTTTAACTTATCAAGAAATTTTGATTGTAATAATGATTCTTTTGTTGTTCTGTCAGATTCTCGATAATATAGGTCGAGTAAACTTTGGAAATTTTTAGTCCAATCTTCTTTGCTTAATTCTGAAATATTTTCGTCAAACTTTTCTATTTTAAACTCTCCAATTTGATAATTATCAGACCAAAAATCCAAGTTGTTATTTTCAGTTTTTTCTATGTCTAAATAATTGTTTAAATATTCAGCCAATTTAACTTTCAGTTCCGCTTTTTTTTCAATTCCGATTAATTCAAGTTCAAACCTTTTGTATTTATTTGGTTCTAACTTTCTTGGATAACTTTCCATATTTGAAAGAACTAATTTTAAATCACTGCTGTTTTGCTCGTCAATAATTTCGAGTAAAATAAAATTTATATTTGTTCCTACGATGTTCATTTCAAATGTGTGGTAACGGTTAGTATAAGAATAGTAAGGGATTAAAAACGCACTTACTTTTCGGTTTAGCACTTAGCCAAATTTACAATTTTACCGTTATTTTTCTTTTAACCGTCAAATTGTAAATTTGGCGGACTTTGTTAATATGTACCAACTTTGGGTTCGGCACTTAACCCTTATTATTTTTATACATTGTTAGCCACTGGCTTTTCTATTCGGTCATTATTTATAGCACAAACAATCGCTTGATTCATTGTGTTATACAATTCTGTTGAAAGTTCATTATATTTTTTATTCGTTTCTTCATTCTCAAATCCCATATCATTCCAAGAGCCCATTCCGCCAAAAACAAAAGCCTTACTTGCGGATAAAAGTAACTGACGATTTTGTAAGTCATAATTCTTTATACTTATTAAATCGTTGTGATAAAAGTCGACTTCTGGTTTTTCTGAATTCAAGGTTTCTTTGGCTTTCTCAAATATATTTCCCCAATTTTCAGTTGTTTCTTTAAACGCAAAATCTGTTATTTTTTCAAGAATGCTATTTAGTTCGTTACGTGTCGTTTTTAAGTCAAATTGTTGATTTCGAGTTGGCTGTTTTTCGACTGCTTTCCCATATGTCACTTGCCAAGGTTTTTCAGTCAAATTTTTGTCGTGATTCCAATTACCAATCCAAAAATCAGAGTGGTTTGGATATACAGTTTCTATAAACCAATTTCCACCTCCGCCAACAAATCCGGCCAATTGATGGTCGTTTTCCTTTTCAGTTTGATGAAATAGACGAAGTTTAGTGCAACCATTTTTTTTAAGATTTCCAAACCAATCTAATGGATTTTTTGCTGTGATTATTTCCTTCTTTGCTGTGAAAAAATTCTTTTTCTTAATTTCTCTAAAATCTACAAAATCGCAAAATTGAAAAGACGAGTTTTCAGGATAAAATTCAGTCAGTTTTCCGTTTCTCAAAAATTCATTTCCAAAAGCGGTAATTGTGATAATTTGTACTAAAGTTCCTGTCATTCTCGATTTTTTCAGCTTGTGGCTAACGTGTTTGTGTTATGGAAAGTTGCGGTTTTGTGTGCGAGGAATTTCCAACGGAAATTCAGAAGTACGCAAAATTGCAACTAACTTTGATTAAGCACTAAAGTAGCAATTTTTTATACACGGTGTTGCAAGTAGTATTTTTTTTTCAGTTTTTAATTCCGATTTATTTGTTTTCAAGCTTTTTAAAATTCCGCATTTGAGTGATTTTTTTTAGCATTCAGATTTCCCGTATTTTGCTAAATTCCGCAAACTTGCTAATTCCGATTTCGAGTAAGAATTCCGTAATCTTGGTTTCCGACTTTGAGTGAATTCACACGTTTAAAATTCCACAAACAAGCTAAAATTCCGAAATGAATTTTTGAATAGCGAGAGACTGTTCAGTACTTTTAAAATTCCATTTTTTCCACTTTAAAACTCAAGAGTTTCGAACCGAAAATTATTCGATTTTGAGTGGTTTCCGCTATTACTTGCAACGGTCCGCGCATAACATAAGTGGCGACTTAAAATGCGCAATCTTTTCGGTTAAACTTTAAGTTTCTAAAAATACCAAAATTTTCGTTTCAATCACAAATCTCGCCATTTTTGTTATGCGCTGTTACCTGTAGGCTTTATTCGTTCATTACAGATTTCGTTTGTCTTTCCAAATCTTCAATTCCATTATATTTCTTAAAATCTAAATTTTTTTCAAGCGTTTTCAATTCAGTAATTAATTCGATTATCAAGTCTAAAGGTTCAGATTCAAATCCGAACATATTTTGGTCGAATTGAGTTCCGATTAAAAGTCCATCATTTTCCATTCCGACACAAAAGTTTTCCATAAATTCAGACAACTTAATTTCAACAACTTGATATTTTTTCCAACCATCTTTTATGCAAGATTTCGCTCTAACTTTTTCCGCCCAAAAACAAATCATTCCAATTGGATTTCCATCTTCATCATCATAATGTACAGAAGTTGAAGTTGCATATCCTTTTTTATTTTTTAAAGCGTAAACTATTTCAGATTCGCAAACAGTTTTCACGAAGTTCAAATGTCTATTTTTTACTGTAATATGGTTTTGTATCATCGTTGTTTTAGCTTACAGGTAACGTTGTTGTGTAATGAATGTTGCGTTTTTGTGAACGAGGAATTTCCGTAGGAAATTCATAAGTTTGCAAAGAAGCAACAAGTTTTAGTTTAACCAAATATAGCAATATTTAATACACGGTGTTACCACACGTTTTTTTTTCCGCCGTTTAATTAATTCAATTTTTTATTTTCTAAAATATCAAATCCGAAAAGTCCATTCCGAGTTTCAAATTCAACATTTTTGTATAAATTCATTTTCTCAAAATATTCGTTTTTGAATACCAATTCTTTGCTTTTCCCCTTATAAACTATTATAAATACTGGTTGTTCTTTATCTGTTCTACCTTTAGTTGTTCCACGAATTGTAGTTCGTCCAATAATTTCATAATTTTCAGTTTTTACTTCTTTTCCAGCAAAATAAAAATTTGTCAGCATAAAGATTGAGCAAGCAATAAATCCAAATCCAATTATGTAATGCATCCAAGAATATAAATATAATTCAAATCCGCTATATTCATAAGTCCGCTTGTAATTTTTAAAATCCGCTAAAAAACTCAAAATTCCGACTATTGTAATTATTGATGCAGGAATTTTCCAGTTAATAAATGTATTTCGATAAATTTCTATCTGAAAATACATTAATATTATTCCAATGAAGAAAATTAATGTATAAAATATCTTTCGTTGTTTTTTCGTCATTTTTGGTCAATGTGTGGTAACGTGTTTGTGTTATGAAAAGTTGCGTATTTGACAACGAGGAATTTCCAACGGAAATTCTGAAGTTGGCAAAAAAGCAACAACTTTTGGTGAAGCTAAAAATAGCAATTTTTTATACACGGTGTTGGCAACAGGCTTTATAAATCAATTTTTTCAAAATAATTATTCAATAATTCATTTTTTTCACTTATTGATTTCAGTGTTTTGTCTAAAATGTAAATTATAACTATAGCTATTAAATTTATTTGAATAAAATTATTTATATCTTGACTTATACTCAAGTCAAATTCACTTGCAATTCCTAAGTTAAAGGTCAAATTATTTTCAGTCCAATTATAACCCAACATAAAAT is a window of Polaribacter litorisediminis DNA encoding:
- a CDS encoding Crp/Fnr family transcriptional regulator: MKNLLFDFISRYISLTEEEKNTLIDLDIFHSFNKGAVLLEEGQKSNKGFFVLKGCIRSYYVIDGEEKTTAFYTEMEGLTPPCVLNGKPSAYSISCVEDSILTVSDPSMEVEVFQKFPKFETMCRVLSEELLIKQQLDFDAFKTSSPEQRYHNLLEKRPDLIQRVPQYQLASFLGIKPQSLSRLRARVNEKNKG
- a CDS encoding RnfABCDGE type electron transport complex subunit D, with protein sequence MTKKQRKIFYTLIFFIGIILMYFQIEIYRNTFINWKIPASIITIVGILSFLADFKNYKRTYEYSGFELYLYSWMHYIIGFGFIACSIFMLTNFYFAGKEVKTENYEIIGRTTIRGTTKGRTDKEQPVFIIVYKGKSKELVFKNEYFEKMNLYKNVEFETRNGLFGFDILENKKLN
- a CDS encoding NAD(P)-dependent alcohol dehydrogenase, which translates into the protein MKAVICTKYGSPEVLQLQEAQKPKCGSHDLLIKVMATAVNSADVKVRSLAIKGFLKPLMRVVLGLKKPRKPVMGTVYSGIVEEVGDSVTQFKPQDKVFGSTGFHFGTYAEYLSVKEHSPVCLMPESASFEEAAALIFGGQSAHFFLEKARLSQRSKPKVLIIGSTGSVGIAAIQIAQYYKAEITVVCSSSSEALMKTLKVERMIFYDRDDFIKQPNRYDILFDAVGCTKGKSCRHLLNPEGKFVSVDGLSYATETKVQLEFIKTLFEKGEMKAIIDRTYSLEEMQHAHAYVATGRKKGNVVIRVTN
- a CDS encoding toxin-antitoxin system YwqK family antitoxin; protein product: MRGIKIINLILIISLIFFSSSCSDNNIKEKISYYTNGDIREILYNKTDKMYGLKTQFYPNGNLNTISYFKNVKSTMFIGFYESGQILMKGNIENDLYEGLWVYYYGNGKLMNKGNFKKGIRVGIWYHYSKEGKLTIEDCKEGVED
- a CDS encoding DUF2750 domain-containing protein translates to MKTVCESEIVYALKNKKGYATSTSVHYDDEDGNPIGMICFWAEKVRAKSCIKDGWKKYQVVEIKLSEFMENFCVGMENDGLLIGTQFDQNMFGFESEPLDLIIELITELKTLEKNLDFKKYNGIEDLERQTKSVMNE